A stretch of Methanosphaerula palustris E1-9c DNA encodes these proteins:
- a CDS encoding DHH family phosphoesterase, which produces MPEPDQRDDPGEVQYMILGCGSIGYNVIEELAKETSSIRVVDRDEKRVKDLLDQKYEAEVRDLKGPGLLDGLPVPDVVFVLSNEKDANLAAVQAIKARYPGTEIIARAMDPTSVGVLQNAGAEFVLYPQEVVAKAAVHQIRRLHATRIAQRLQHLFVGWEGTLGIVTHNNPDPDAISSAMALAAIARVSSDKKVTCRILYEGNIGHQENRAFVNLLDIKMERLTPEVLRECKYLALVDSSIPGVNNSLPKGTHVHIIIDHHRAEESESVHADFIDIRPGMGATASMMTQYLQEMDITIDKKLATGLLYGIRADTRDFRRNVTPQDLNYVAFLLPLTDSDLLDRIMSPSLSKETLDILGNAIMNRVIRSGYLFSNVGYIRNRDALPQAADYLINLEGVNTALIYGIGDTGILVSARSRDVRINLGNVISEAFGEIGDAGGHPNMAAAVIPLTYFAMVENKEALLALIIDPILKRFENIVGLEKQEGRNDL; this is translated from the coding sequence ATGCCTGAACCTGACCAGCGAGACGACCCGGGTGAGGTACAGTATATGATACTCGGGTGCGGGAGTATTGGCTACAATGTGATTGAGGAACTGGCCAAGGAGACCTCCAGCATCAGGGTCGTCGACAGGGACGAGAAGAGGGTCAAGGATCTGCTCGATCAGAAATATGAGGCTGAAGTTCGGGATCTGAAGGGCCCGGGACTGCTCGACGGGTTGCCGGTCCCTGACGTGGTCTTTGTCCTCTCGAACGAAAAAGATGCCAACCTTGCGGCGGTTCAGGCCATCAAGGCACGCTATCCTGGCACTGAGATCATTGCGCGGGCGATGGATCCGACCTCGGTCGGGGTGCTTCAGAACGCCGGCGCCGAGTTCGTCCTCTACCCGCAGGAGGTGGTGGCCAAGGCGGCGGTGCACCAGATCCGCAGGCTCCATGCGACGCGGATCGCACAGCGGTTGCAGCATCTCTTTGTGGGCTGGGAGGGGACGCTTGGGATCGTCACCCATAACAATCCGGACCCGGATGCGATCTCCAGTGCGATGGCGCTCGCAGCGATCGCGCGGGTCTCCAGCGATAAGAAGGTGACCTGTCGGATCCTGTACGAGGGGAACATCGGTCATCAGGAGAACCGGGCGTTTGTGAACCTGCTCGACATCAAGATGGAGCGGCTCACCCCGGAGGTGCTTCGGGAGTGCAAGTATCTGGCGCTGGTCGACTCGTCCATCCCCGGGGTCAACAACAGTCTCCCCAAGGGGACGCACGTGCACATTATCATCGATCACCACCGGGCCGAGGAGAGTGAATCGGTACATGCCGACTTCATCGATATCCGTCCAGGTATGGGGGCCACCGCCTCGATGATGACCCAGTACCTGCAGGAGATGGATATCACCATCGATAAGAAGCTCGCCACCGGGCTGCTCTATGGGATCCGAGCCGATACTCGTGATTTCCGTAGGAATGTGACTCCACAGGACCTCAACTATGTCGCTTTTCTCCTTCCCCTGACCGATTCCGATCTGCTCGACCGGATCATGTCCCCGTCTCTCTCCAAGGAGACGCTGGACATCCTCGGCAATGCGATCATGAACCGGGTGATCCGGAGCGGGTACCTCTTCTCCAATGTCGGGTATATCCGGAACCGCGATGCCCTTCCCCAGGCCGCCGACTATCTGATCAACCTCGAAGGGGTGAACACGGCGCTGATCTACGGTATCGGGGATACCGGTATCCTCGTATCAGCGCGGAGCCGGGATGTCCGGATCAACCTAGGAAACGTGATCAGCGAGGCGTTCGGTGAGATCGGGGATGCCGGCGGGCATCCGAACATGGCCGCAGCTGTCATTCCGCTCACCTACTTTGCGATGGTCGAGAACAAGGAGGCGCTCCTGGCGTTGATCATCGATCCGATCCTGAAGAGGTTCGAGAACATTGTCGGGCTGGAGAAGCAAGAGGGGAGAAATGATCTTTAG
- a CDS encoding 6-hydroxymethylpterin diphosphokinase MptE-like protein has protein sequence MIFRDWEPLYLEILDYFSFSREEDEEAARLLASLVAVDALPDLKKLILGRTVTVCGNAPCLLDQIDQVEGTILAADAAAEVLYTHGIRPDAVFTDLDGATDCFLSMNEEGTVMVVHAHGDNMPLLSHWVPRFRGPMVTTTQATPFAAVHNFGGFSDGDRAVFTADALGATSIRILGFDLDDPSVDPVKRGKLFWARRLLAILGYNL, from the coding sequence ATGATCTTTAGGGACTGGGAACCCCTGTACCTGGAGATCCTGGACTATTTTTCATTTTCACGCGAAGAGGACGAAGAGGCCGCCCGACTGCTCGCCTCGCTGGTCGCCGTCGACGCCCTCCCTGACTTAAAAAAACTGATCCTGGGGCGGACCGTCACCGTCTGTGGGAACGCCCCGTGCCTGCTCGATCAGATCGATCAGGTGGAGGGGACGATCCTTGCCGCCGATGCCGCCGCCGAGGTGCTGTACACGCATGGAATCCGGCCTGACGCGGTCTTCACCGACCTGGACGGTGCGACCGACTGTTTCCTCTCGATGAACGAGGAGGGGACCGTGATGGTCGTCCATGCGCATGGCGACAACATGCCGCTCCTCTCCCACTGGGTTCCCCGGTTCAGAGGGCCTATGGTGACCACTACCCAGGCGACGCCCTTCGCCGCGGTCCACAACTTCGGAGGATTCAGCGACGGCGACCGGGCGGTCTTCACCGCCGATGCACTCGGGGCGACGAGCATCCGGATCCTCGGGTTCGACCTCGACGATCCCTCCGTCGACCCGGTCAAGCGGGGGAAACTCTTCTGGGCACGCAGGCTGCTCGCCATCCTTGGGTACAACCTCTGA
- a CDS encoding radical SAM protein, giving the protein MTSKAVLLDGYVDEPACLGVPPYLSPDVRAAAGVLSQHGYQVRYLTIDQLRTDPAMARVLTSADLLVMIAGVTVPGKYLGGTPATLNEIQQIGAMTGAAEKVIAGPIGFGFSGQGGERAVKATVRGFDTLLPGSPSAALDAHLQGLTPDGTMHYLDYDRWAAAGAGIIPQHPSFPNLVCELETARGCARQVTGGCSFCTEPFYGPPQYRSVAGVQAEVAALAKAGARHFRLGRQPDLLAYQSGSGEYPEPDPAAIEALFSAIREAAPDLATLHIDNMNPGTIARHPEASAAALAAIISRHTPGDVAAFGMETADPAVVRANNLKAAPEEVLEAIRIVNALGAVRNQGIPELLPGLNFVFGLAGETAATFDLDRRFLRQVLDEGLLVRRINIRQLMPFEGTRAYAENTLGLHQPLFKKFKEEVRTTIDLPILEGVFPLGTILSNLIIEQSGSPSFGRQMGTYPILAGVPLPLPVGTVLDVVVVGHGMRSLTVLPCPVPVNTLPASALVSIPGIGRKRARSIAGMRPFRDLAAFSAVAGSTPIDHLLLF; this is encoded by the coding sequence ATGACCTCAAAGGCCGTGCTGCTGGACGGGTACGTGGACGAGCCGGCCTGTCTAGGTGTACCGCCGTACCTCTCTCCCGATGTCAGGGCCGCTGCAGGGGTGCTCTCTCAGCACGGCTACCAGGTCCGGTACCTGACGATCGACCAGCTCCGGACCGACCCGGCCATGGCCAGGGTCCTGACCAGCGCCGATCTGCTCGTGATGATCGCGGGAGTGACGGTGCCCGGGAAGTACCTGGGCGGAACGCCGGCGACCCTGAACGAGATTCAGCAGATCGGGGCGATGACCGGTGCGGCCGAGAAGGTGATCGCCGGACCGATCGGGTTCGGGTTCTCCGGGCAGGGAGGGGAGCGGGCCGTGAAGGCCACGGTCAGGGGGTTCGATACCCTGCTGCCGGGATCGCCCTCAGCCGCGCTTGATGCCCATCTGCAGGGGCTGACCCCCGACGGGACGATGCATTACCTGGATTATGATCGATGGGCTGCTGCAGGGGCTGGCATCATCCCCCAGCACCCGTCGTTCCCAAACCTGGTCTGCGAACTCGAGACGGCCAGGGGGTGTGCTCGGCAGGTGACCGGCGGGTGCTCGTTCTGTACCGAGCCGTTCTACGGGCCCCCCCAGTACCGGTCCGTCGCCGGGGTGCAGGCAGAGGTTGCGGCCCTCGCGAAGGCCGGCGCCCGCCACTTCCGGCTCGGCAGGCAGCCCGACCTGCTGGCCTATCAGAGCGGTAGCGGGGAGTACCCTGAGCCGGATCCCGCGGCGATCGAGGCCCTCTTCTCTGCGATTCGGGAGGCGGCCCCCGACCTGGCCACCCTCCATATCGACAATATGAACCCAGGGACCATCGCCCGTCACCCGGAGGCGTCGGCCGCGGCTCTGGCAGCGATCATCAGCCGTCACACCCCCGGGGACGTGGCCGCGTTCGGGATGGAGACGGCCGATCCGGCGGTGGTCAGGGCCAACAACCTCAAGGCAGCGCCTGAGGAGGTGCTGGAGGCGATCAGGATTGTAAACGCTCTCGGAGCGGTCAGGAACCAGGGGATCCCGGAACTGCTCCCTGGACTGAACTTCGTCTTCGGTCTGGCCGGGGAGACGGCCGCGACCTTCGACCTGGACCGCCGGTTTCTGCGGCAGGTGCTCGACGAGGGGCTGCTCGTGCGGAGGATCAACATCAGGCAGCTGATGCCGTTCGAAGGGACCAGGGCCTATGCCGAGAACACGCTCGGCCTCCACCAGCCCCTCTTCAAAAAGTTCAAGGAGGAGGTCCGGACGACGATCGATCTGCCGATACTCGAAGGGGTCTTCCCACTAGGAACCATCCTCTCAAACCTGATCATCGAGCAGTCGGGCTCCCCCTCGTTCGGGCGGCAGATGGGGACCTATCCGATCCTCGCCGGCGTCCCGCTGCCGTTGCCGGTCGGGACTGTGCTGGACGTGGTGGTGGTCGGCCATGGGATGCGGTCGCTGACGGTTCTGCCCTGCCCGGTTCCGGTGAACACGTTGCCGGCTTCGGCGCTGGTCTCGATCCCCGGGATCGGCAGGAAGCGGGCCCGATCGATCGCCGGGATGAGACCGTTTCGGGACCTCGCCGCCTTCTCAGCGGTGGCCGGCTCGACCCCGATCGATCACCTGCTCCTCTTTTAG
- a CDS encoding CBS domain-containing protein, which produces MEGSLKIGRILGIPIYLHFTFLLVIPLFAWIIGSQIETTVQLLAQIFSVTIDSSLITTGPAPYLLGALIALGLFAGVLVHEVAHSVIAKKRGIRINNITLFLFGGVSSMEEGTPDPKVELPMALAGPLTSLGLGILSIGIIYLIPLIVESPAIAGVLIFLFAYTGLLNVILFAFNLLPAFPMDGGRVLRAFLAQRMPATRATRIASEVGKGFAVFFGIFGFLAFNPILIIIAFFIYIGASQESSAVRYTSLLQDLTLGAVMSTAVMTVSPQTPVLEMLDQMYATKHLGFPVVDRGIVVGMITLSDLHRASPIDRDALQVRDLMTREVVSLPPQAPVAEALRVMSERNIGRIPVLENTELVGLVTRTDIIKVMQLREV; this is translated from the coding sequence ATGGAAGGATCGCTCAAAATCGGACGTATTTTAGGAATTCCGATCTATCTTCACTTCACATTTCTGCTGGTTATCCCCCTCTTCGCCTGGATCATCGGCAGCCAGATCGAAACGACCGTCCAGCTCCTGGCCCAGATCTTCTCGGTCACGATCGATTCATCCCTGATCACGACGGGGCCGGCCCCGTACCTGCTCGGGGCCCTGATCGCCCTCGGTCTCTTTGCCGGGGTGCTGGTCCATGAAGTCGCCCACTCAGTGATCGCAAAGAAGCGGGGGATCCGGATCAACAACATCACCCTCTTCCTCTTCGGCGGAGTCTCATCGATGGAGGAGGGGACGCCCGACCCGAAGGTCGAACTCCCGATGGCCCTGGCCGGGCCACTCACCTCCCTCGGTCTCGGGATCCTCTCGATCGGGATCATCTACCTGATCCCGCTGATCGTCGAGTCGCCGGCGATCGCCGGGGTGCTGATCTTCCTCTTCGCTTACACCGGGCTGCTCAATGTGATCCTCTTCGCGTTCAACCTGCTGCCGGCCTTCCCCATGGACGGCGGCCGGGTACTGCGGGCCTTCCTTGCCCAGCGGATGCCGGCGACCAGGGCGACCAGGATCGCCAGCGAGGTCGGCAAAGGTTTTGCGGTCTTCTTCGGGATCTTCGGGTTTCTGGCATTCAACCCGATCCTGATCATCATCGCGTTCTTCATCTATATCGGAGCCAGCCAGGAGTCGTCAGCCGTCCGCTACACCTCCCTGCTGCAGGACCTGACCCTCGGGGCCGTGATGTCCACTGCAGTGATGACGGTCTCTCCACAGACCCCGGTCCTGGAGATGCTCGACCAGATGTATGCCACCAAGCATCTCGGGTTCCCGGTGGTCGACCGGGGGATCGTGGTCGGGATGATCACCCTCTCCGACCTGCACCGGGCCTCGCCGATCGACCGGGACGCCCTGCAGGTGCGGGACCTGATGACCAGGGAGGTGGTCTCACTGCCGCCACAGGCACCAGTGGCAGAGGCGCTCAGAGTGATGTCCGAGCGGAACATCGGGCGGATCCCGGTGCTGGAGAACACCGAACTGGTCGGGCTTGTAACCAGGACCGATATCATCAAAGTGATGCAGCTCCGTGAAGTCTGA
- a CDS encoding PRC-barrel domain-containing protein has translation MKTQVTEVLGLSVYTDKAVFVGDVDDVVIDLDGKKIKALALGNLNLDIVDIKGYKGLQIPYRMIRSIGDIILIRHMSGVFKQTPK, from the coding sequence ATGAAGACCCAAGTCACCGAAGTTCTAGGATTGAGCGTATATACCGATAAGGCTGTTTTTGTAGGGGATGTTGATGATGTGGTGATCGATCTCGATGGAAAGAAGATCAAGGCGCTCGCCCTCGGCAATCTGAACCTGGATATCGTCGATATCAAGGGGTACAAGGGGCTTCAGATCCCGTACCGGATGATCCGTTCCATCGGTGACATCATTCTGATCAGACATATGTCAGGGGTCTTCAAACAGACACCGAAATGA
- a CDS encoding tRNA(His) guanylyltransferase Thg1 family protein, whose translation MNDNREIFSTLAAIPPLWVRLDGRAFHSLTADLALERPFDLRFSEAMATTASALVGSSGLSPCFAYTFSDEISLYFTGLPFGGRVEKIDSVAASYAASALTLALGVTSPLSFDARVVFATPTSAREYLINRQQEAWRNHINAYCQHALISEGLSSREAASRLRGLPGKALHDLMHERGVNLAETPAWHRRGLMARTADVTVSGYNPIKKEKVTTIRHRVVIDRDLPLFSSPEGEVFLSSVLGL comes from the coding sequence ATGAATGATAACCGGGAGATCTTCAGTACCCTCGCCGCCATCCCCCCGCTCTGGGTCCGGCTCGACGGACGGGCGTTTCACAGCCTGACGGCAGACCTCGCTCTTGAGCGGCCGTTCGACCTTCGTTTCTCAGAGGCGATGGCGACGACAGCTTCGGCGCTGGTCGGGAGCAGCGGTCTCTCCCCCTGTTTTGCCTATACCTTCTCAGATGAGATCAGCCTCTATTTTACGGGTCTTCCGTTCGGTGGCAGGGTCGAAAAGATCGATTCTGTGGCCGCTTCCTACGCAGCCAGCGCTCTTACGCTGGCCCTCGGGGTGACCTCCCCGCTGTCCTTCGATGCGCGCGTGGTCTTTGCGACCCCGACCTCGGCCCGGGAATACCTGATCAACCGGCAGCAGGAGGCCTGGCGGAACCATATCAATGCCTACTGTCAGCATGCACTGATCAGTGAGGGACTCTCCTCACGGGAGGCGGCATCCCGGCTACGGGGGTTACCGGGGAAGGCCCTGCACGACCTGATGCATGAGCGGGGGGTGAACCTCGCCGAGACGCCGGCCTGGCACCGGCGGGGGCTGATGGCCAGGACTGCGGACGTGACCGTGTCGGGTTATAATCCGATCAAAAAAGAGAAGGTGACGACCATTCGGCATCGGGTCGTCATCGACCGCGACCTGCCGCTCTTCTCGTCACCAGAGGGAGAGGTTTTCCTCTCCTCAGTTCTCGGCCTTTGA
- the ileS gene encoding isoleucine--tRNA ligase, giving the protein MVKEVTGSYNPAELEERVQGYWHTHETFRQVLQRHACDRPFFFVDGPPYTTGHIHLGTAWNKIIKDSLLRFHRMTGRNVIARAGYDMHGLPIEVQVEKKLGFVSKKDIEQFGIERFIEECRSFAETNRDVMSAQFKKLGIWMDFDNPYQTLKPSYIEAAWWALQQADKRGMLEIGHRVVNWCPRCGTAIADAEVEYWDEHDPSVFVKFPVTGKEHEYLVIWTTTPWTLPANVAVAVHPEIIYARVRAVRNGVEEVLWIAEDLVKPVLKKGRYQDFSIISTQKGTELVGLTYTSPLVEQVPVQATVEHRVVTADYVALENTGLVHIAPGHGWDDYLVGVREKLAMLCPVDGAGQFTPEAGIFAGLPVREANGQVLEALGDHLLAEQEVVHRYGHCWRCKTPIIFRATEQWFLKIVQVKEQMLEEIKQVTWYPDWAGSARFADWVGEARDWCISRQRYWGIPIPVWQCNSCRKRRVIGTIHELEEAGGVPVPNPHRPYVDQITIPCECGGAMHRVKDIFDVWFDSAVASWATLDFPAEHDQFDRLWPADLIIEGQDQTRGWFYSQLGASTCAFDKAPYKRVLMHGFALDADSKKMSKSLGNMITPEEVVAKYGVDVLRFYVLSANAPWDDLKFNWDGVKTVHRTINVLWNVYRFPLTYMSLDGFVPESNEEIWNGEYITRRYAAMPSEDRWIISTVNSLAVTVTQAMNECTLHRATRAILSFILEDLSRWYVQLVRPRMWLEGEDQGKQDAYETMYYVMRKLLVLIAPFAPHIAETCYQNLKQQGDPESVHMLDWESGDQGLIDRNLEEATAIIRSFDDGVANARQAGKRKLRWPVAECVVVTESETVASAIEANNKICRSRANSRIVAVARGRWDRIGWQAEPVMKKIGPTYGRNGPVVKGLIEQADAAWLKGEMDAGRKVVLTDAAGNSYTITGAEVTFAEHLPENVFTAPMQDATVYVDVTLSPELEGEGYGREVTRRLQEMRRQAGLKVEDLITAEVAIADQQVVDLVQPWISRISDDVRATALMIHDGPLAEQTWLASQTWEVEEVTMTMGLSKAEN; this is encoded by the coding sequence ATGGTGAAGGAAGTCACCGGGAGTTACAACCCCGCTGAACTCGAGGAGCGGGTGCAGGGATACTGGCATACACATGAGACCTTCCGGCAGGTGTTGCAGCGCCATGCCTGTGACCGGCCGTTCTTCTTCGTCGACGGTCCGCCGTACACCACTGGTCATATCCATCTCGGTACCGCCTGGAACAAGATCATCAAGGACAGCCTCCTCCGGTTCCACCGGATGACCGGCAGGAACGTGATCGCCCGGGCAGGTTACGACATGCACGGCCTCCCAATCGAGGTGCAGGTGGAGAAGAAACTCGGGTTCGTCTCCAAGAAGGATATCGAGCAGTTCGGGATCGAGCGGTTCATCGAGGAGTGCCGGAGCTTTGCAGAGACAAACCGGGACGTGATGAGCGCCCAGTTCAAGAAGCTCGGGATCTGGATGGACTTCGACAACCCGTACCAGACCCTGAAACCCTCGTACATCGAGGCGGCCTGGTGGGCCTTACAGCAGGCCGACAAGCGGGGGATGCTGGAGATCGGACACAGGGTCGTGAACTGGTGCCCTCGGTGCGGGACCGCCATAGCCGACGCAGAGGTGGAATACTGGGACGAGCACGACCCTTCAGTCTTTGTGAAGTTCCCGGTGACCGGAAAGGAGCATGAATACCTGGTGATCTGGACCACGACCCCCTGGACGCTCCCGGCCAACGTCGCCGTCGCCGTCCACCCGGAGATCATCTATGCCCGGGTCAGGGCCGTCAGGAACGGGGTCGAGGAGGTGCTCTGGATCGCCGAGGATCTGGTGAAACCGGTGTTGAAGAAGGGGCGATACCAGGACTTCTCGATCATCTCCACGCAGAAAGGGACCGAACTGGTCGGGCTCACCTACACCTCGCCGCTGGTCGAGCAGGTGCCGGTGCAGGCGACGGTCGAACACCGGGTCGTGACCGCCGACTATGTCGCGCTTGAGAACACCGGGCTGGTCCATATCGCACCAGGCCACGGCTGGGACGATTACCTGGTCGGGGTGCGGGAAAAGCTCGCGATGCTCTGCCCGGTGGACGGTGCAGGCCAGTTCACCCCCGAAGCAGGAATCTTCGCCGGGCTCCCGGTCAGGGAGGCGAACGGACAGGTGCTCGAGGCGCTCGGGGATCACCTGCTCGCCGAGCAGGAGGTCGTCCACCGGTACGGCCACTGCTGGCGTTGCAAGACCCCGATCATCTTCAGGGCCACCGAACAGTGGTTTTTGAAGATCGTTCAGGTGAAGGAGCAGATGCTCGAGGAGATCAAGCAGGTCACCTGGTATCCCGACTGGGCAGGAAGTGCACGGTTCGCAGACTGGGTTGGGGAGGCCCGCGACTGGTGTATCTCCCGGCAGCGGTACTGGGGGATCCCTATCCCGGTCTGGCAGTGCAATTCCTGTAGAAAGCGGCGGGTTATCGGCACGATCCATGAACTCGAGGAGGCCGGCGGCGTCCCGGTGCCGAACCCACACCGCCCGTACGTGGACCAGATCACGATCCCCTGTGAATGCGGGGGAGCGATGCACCGGGTCAAGGACATCTTCGATGTCTGGTTCGACTCGGCGGTGGCATCCTGGGCCACTCTGGACTTCCCTGCCGAGCATGATCAGTTCGACCGCCTCTGGCCGGCCGACCTGATCATTGAGGGGCAGGACCAGACCCGCGGATGGTTCTACTCGCAGCTCGGGGCGTCGACCTGTGCGTTTGACAAGGCCCCGTACAAACGAGTGCTGATGCACGGGTTCGCCCTGGACGCGGACAGTAAAAAGATGAGCAAGAGCCTCGGCAACATGATCACCCCCGAGGAGGTCGTCGCGAAGTACGGGGTTGATGTACTCAGGTTCTATGTCCTTTCGGCCAACGCGCCCTGGGACGACCTGAAGTTCAACTGGGACGGGGTCAAGACGGTCCACCGGACGATCAATGTGCTCTGGAACGTCTACCGGTTCCCACTCACCTATATGAGCCTCGATGGGTTCGTTCCCGAATCTAATGAAGAGATATGGAACGGGGAGTATATCACCAGGCGATACGCAGCGATGCCATCAGAGGACCGCTGGATCATATCGACGGTCAACTCGCTGGCCGTGACGGTGACCCAGGCGATGAACGAATGCACGCTCCATCGGGCGACCAGGGCGATCCTCTCGTTCATCCTCGAGGACCTCTCCCGCTGGTATGTGCAGCTGGTCAGGCCCAGGATGTGGCTGGAAGGGGAGGATCAGGGTAAGCAGGACGCCTATGAGACGATGTATTACGTGATGCGGAAACTGCTGGTGCTGATCGCCCCGTTCGCCCCTCATATCGCCGAGACCTGTTACCAGAACCTGAAACAACAGGGGGATCCGGAGAGTGTCCATATGCTCGACTGGGAGAGTGGAGACCAGGGACTGATCGACAGGAACCTCGAGGAGGCGACGGCGATCATCAGGTCGTTCGATGACGGGGTCGCCAACGCCCGGCAGGCCGGCAAGCGGAAGCTCCGGTGGCCGGTGGCCGAGTGCGTGGTCGTGACGGAAAGTGAAACAGTCGCATCAGCCATCGAGGCGAACAACAAGATCTGCAGGTCCCGTGCGAACAGTCGGATCGTGGCGGTGGCCAGGGGTCGCTGGGATCGGATCGGCTGGCAGGCTGAACCGGTGATGAAGAAGATCGGCCCGACCTACGGCAGGAACGGACCGGTTGTCAAGGGATTGATCGAGCAGGCGGACGCGGCCTGGCTGAAGGGTGAGATGGACGCCGGCCGCAAGGTGGTGCTGACCGATGCCGCCGGAAACTCCTACACGATCACCGGCGCAGAGGTGACCTTCGCCGAACACCTGCCAGAGAATGTCTTCACTGCCCCGATGCAGGATGCAACCGTCTACGTGGACGTGACCCTCTCGCCAGAACTCGAAGGAGAGGGCTATGGACGGGAGGTGACCCGCCGGCTGCAGGAGATGCGCAGACAGGCCGGGCTGAAGGTCGAAGATCTGATCACCGCCGAGGTCGCCATCGCCGACCAGCAGGTCGTCGACCTGGTCCAGCCGTGGATCAGTCGGATCAGCGATGACGTCCGGGCGACGGCCCTGATGATCCATGACGGTCCTCTCGCTGAGCAGACCTGGCTGGCCTCCCAGACCTGGGAGGTCGAAGAGGTCACTATGACGATGGGCCTCTCAAAGGCCGAGAACTGA
- a CDS encoding TIGR00725 family protein encodes MQIAVIGAAQCSDDEEEAAVRVGRAIATGGAVLLCGGGGGVMEAASRGAAGCGGLVIGILPDTGDGNPYLSVAIRTGLGHARNVVLVQSADAVVAIGGSYGTLSEIAIAAKTKKEVFGYRTWDLPCVIRCEGPEEAVDGALRAARLSPRSDIPPSG; translated from the coding sequence ATGCAGATCGCAGTGATTGGGGCAGCCCAGTGCAGTGACGATGAGGAGGAGGCGGCCGTCCGTGTCGGCCGGGCGATCGCTACAGGCGGGGCCGTCCTCCTCTGCGGTGGGGGCGGGGGCGTGATGGAAGCGGCATCCCGGGGCGCCGCCGGGTGCGGAGGGCTGGTGATCGGGATCCTCCCGGACACCGGTGATGGAAACCCGTATCTCTCGGTGGCGATCAGGACCGGTCTTGGACACGCACGAAACGTGGTGCTGGTCCAGTCGGCCGATGCCGTGGTGGCGATCGGGGGGTCGTACGGCACGCTCAGCGAGATCGCGATCGCGGCCAAGACGAAAAAAGAGGTGTTCGGGTACCGGACCTGGGACCTGCCCTGTGTGATCAGATGCGAGGGTCCGGAAGAGGCTGTGGACGGGGCACTTCGCGCAGCACGCCTGTCTCCGCGGTCCGATATCCCCCCATCCGGGTGA